A region from the Brassica napus cultivar Da-Ae chromosome C8, Da-Ae, whole genome shotgun sequence genome encodes:
- the LOC106383415 gene encoding uncharacterized protein LOC106383415, which produces MDELREVTYQYTNVADPVESAARKHRVLNGEAYGLVETTAASIMEAELLAQQSYLAARAAEAPTEEMMIPQNTSNLPLTTTQPAQQSKKRGRPPKQRDLRISPKVFKGESSRKRNLTMASASPANKSGKTSRRTNIVGNSVAGTNSNPTRPKTQLFPAIQRLKEIRKKISPDIIFLSETKIADSFVLKELDFLASDKHFLLPPSSPSSGGLALFWKPEVDVQILSSSQNYIDTLITYKGVSFHSTFRYGEPENTLRQAFWNHITTISANRDTLWMLIGDFNEIIDNSEKSGGPIRAEGSFSTFRTFLSNGDLFDLKHFGNYLSWRGKRHKHLVYCRLDRTVANSS; this is translated from the exons ATGGACGAGCTGAGAGAAGTCACTTATCAGTATACTAATGTGGCTGATCCTGTCGAAAGCGCTGCAAGAAAACATAGAGTACTAAACGGAGAGGCCTATGGACTTGTGGAAACTACAGCTGCATCTATTATGGAAGCGGAGCTCTTGGCACAACAATCTTATCTTGCAGCAAGAGCGGCAGAAGCACCTACTGAGGAAATGATGATACCACAAAACACAAGTAATCTCCCCCTCACAACAACACAACCTGCTCAGCAAAGCAAAAAAAGAGGAAGACCTCCAAAACAGAGGGATTTGCGCATCAGTCCCAAAGTCTTTAAGGGAGAAAGTTCTAGAAAACGTAACCTGACAATGGCATCGGCCTCACCTGCAAACAAATCCGGAAAGACCTCTAGGAGAACTAATATTGTAGGTAATAGCGTTGCGGGCACCAACTCGAATCCAACTCGACCAAAGACTCAGCTGTTTCCAGCAA TCCAGCGACTAAAGGAGATCCGGAAGAAGATCTCACCCGACATAATTTTCCTATCGGAAACAAAGATCGCTGATTCTTTTGTACTCAAGGAACTGGACTTCCTGGCCTCGGATAAACACTTTCTGCTGCCTCCATCTAGCCCAAGTAGTGGAGGACTTGCGCTCTTCTGGAAGCCGGAGGTGGATGTCCAGATCCTCTCTTCATCACAGAACTACATTGACACTCTGATCACCTACAAAGGAGTTTCTTTTCACTCAACCTTCAGATATGGTGAGCCGGAAAATACACTCCGACAAGCGTTTTGGAACCACATCACCACCATCTCAGCAAATAGAGACACACTGTGGATGCTCATCGGGGATTTCAATGAAATCATTGATAATTCTGAGAAAAGTGGGGGACCAATCCGAGCAGAAGGTTCGTTCTCCACTTTCCGCACATTCCTATCTAATGGAGACTTGTTTGACTTGAAGCACTTTGGAAACTACCTCTCGTGGAGGGGCAAACGACATAAGCATTTGGTCTATTGCAGATTGGATAGAACCGTAGCAAACAGCTCTTAG